A stretch of Paracoccus sp. MA DNA encodes these proteins:
- a CDS encoding LON peptidase substrate-binding domain-containing protein, which yields MSRGIDLPETVPLFPLPGAVLMPRTRLPLQIFEPRYLQMVEDVLKTPSRLIGMIQPAEGGLDALAQVGCAGRIVAFSELDDGRLMISLKARSRFRLNEVRPGFTPYLRGQVDWSGYETDLAVQPEEDPRFERKGFMARLGRYMEQRGLSTDWDAAEASEEETLVNSLSMLLPFAPEEKQALLEAPTLFKRRILLEGLLEYALHGGDNEETIQ from the coding sequence ATGTCGCGCGGCATCGACCTGCCCGAGACAGTCCCGCTGTTCCCGCTGCCGGGCGCGGTGCTGATGCCCCGCACCCGCCTGCCGCTGCAGATCTTCGAGCCGCGCTATCTGCAGATGGTCGAGGACGTGCTGAAGACGCCCTCGCGGCTGATCGGCATGATCCAGCCGGCCGAGGGCGGGCTGGACGCGCTGGCCCAGGTCGGCTGCGCGGGCCGGATCGTCGCCTTTTCCGAACTGGACGACGGGCGGCTGATGATCTCGCTCAAGGCGCGCTCGCGCTTCCGGCTGAACGAGGTGCGGCCCGGCTTCACCCCCTATCTGCGCGGCCAGGTGGACTGGTCTGGCTATGAGACGGACCTGGCCGTCCAGCCCGAGGAAGACCCGCGGTTCGAGCGCAAGGGCTTCATGGCGCGGCTGGGCCGCTATATGGAGCAGCGCGGCCTGTCCACCGACTGGGACGCCGCCGAGGCTTCCGAGGAGGAGACGCTGGTCAATTCCCTGTCCATGCTGCTGCCCTTCGCCCCCGAGGAAAAGCAGGCGCTGCTGGAGGCGCCGACGCTGTTCAAGCGCCGCATCCTGCTGGAGGGGCTGCTGGAATACGCCCTGCACGGCGGCGACAACGAGGAGACGATCCAGTGA
- a CDS encoding Trm112 family protein, which yields MTDATERGYDRHMLEALVCPVTHATLRYDARAQELVSEAAGLAFPIRDGIPIMLLNEARQIRA from the coding sequence GTGACCGATGCGACCGAACGCGGCTATGACCGCCACATGCTCGAGGCGCTGGTCTGCCCGGTGACCCATGCGACGCTGCGCTACGACGCCCGGGCGCAGGAGCTCGTCTCGGAGGCCGCGGGGCTGGCCTTTCCGATCCGCGACGGCATTCCGATCATGCTGCTGAACGAGGCGCGGCAGATCCGCGCCTGA
- a CDS encoding DUF779 domain-containing protein, which produces MEPVANPDGPDQVEATPAALALLAEIVADHGPVLFHQSGGCCDGSSPMCYPQGEFRIGAHDVKLGEIGGMPFYISASQYEAWKHTRLVIDVVPGRGGMFSLDNGRERRFLVRSEICRL; this is translated from the coding sequence ATGGAACCCGTCGCCAATCCCGATGGGCCGGACCAGGTCGAGGCCACCCCGGCGGCGCTGGCGCTGCTGGCCGAGATCGTCGCCGATCACGGGCCGGTGCTGTTCCACCAGTCCGGGGGCTGCTGCGACGGGTCCTCGCCCATGTGCTACCCGCAGGGCGAATTCCGCATCGGCGCGCATGACGTGAAGCTGGGCGAGATCGGCGGCATGCCCTTCTATATCTCGGCCAGCCAATACGAAGCCTGGAAGCATACCCGCCTGGTCATCGACGTGGTGCCCGGCCGCGGTGGCATGTTCAGCCTGGACAACGGGCGCGAGCGGCGCTTCCTGGTGCGGTCCGAGATCTGCCGGCTCTGA
- the adhP gene encoding alcohol dehydrogenase AdhP → MAKTMKAAVVRAFGKPLTIDEVPVPEPGPGMIQVRIQASGVCHTDLHAAEGDWPVKPNPPFIPGHEGVGFVSAVGAGVKHVKEGDRVGVPWLYTACGHCRHCLGGWETLCESQLNTGYSVNGGFAEYVVADPNYVGHLPKNVDFLDIAPVLCAGVTVYKGLKVTDTKPGDWVVISGIGGLGHMAVQYAKAMGLNVAAVDIDDDKLALARKLGASVTVNAATEPDPAAAIKRQTDGGAQGVLVTAVGRKAFEQAIGMVARGGTVALNGLPPGDFPLDIFGMVLNGITVRGSIVGTRLDLQESLDFAGEGKVRATVHKAKLEDINDIFGKMHQGQIEGRMVLDMAG, encoded by the coding sequence ATGGCCAAGACCATGAAGGCCGCCGTCGTGCGCGCATTCGGCAAGCCGCTGACCATCGACGAGGTGCCGGTCCCCGAACCCGGCCCCGGCATGATCCAGGTCAGGATCCAGGCGTCCGGCGTCTGCCATACCGACCTGCACGCCGCCGAGGGCGACTGGCCGGTCAAGCCCAACCCGCCCTTCATTCCGGGGCACGAGGGCGTGGGCTTCGTCTCGGCCGTGGGCGCCGGGGTGAAGCATGTCAAGGAAGGCGACCGGGTCGGCGTGCCCTGGCTCTATACCGCCTGCGGCCATTGCCGGCATTGCCTGGGCGGCTGGGAGACCTTGTGCGAAAGCCAGCTCAACACCGGCTATTCCGTGAACGGCGGCTTTGCCGAATATGTGGTGGCCGATCCGAACTATGTCGGCCACCTGCCGAAGAACGTCGATTTCCTGGACATCGCCCCGGTGCTCTGCGCGGGCGTCACGGTCTACAAGGGGCTGAAGGTCACCGACACCAAGCCCGGCGACTGGGTGGTGATCTCGGGCATCGGCGGGCTGGGGCACATGGCGGTGCAATATGCCAAGGCCATGGGGCTGAACGTCGCCGCCGTCGATATCGACGACGACAAGCTGGCGCTGGCCCGCAAGCTGGGCGCCAGCGTGACGGTAAACGCCGCAACCGAGCCCGACCCGGCGGCGGCGATCAAGCGCCAGACCGATGGCGGCGCGCAGGGCGTGCTGGTCACGGCGGTCGGCCGCAAGGCCTTCGAGCAGGCCATCGGCATGGTCGCACGCGGCGGCACGGTGGCGCTGAACGGCCTGCCCCCGGGCGACTTCCCGCTGGACATCTTCGGCATGGTGCTGAACGGCATCACCGTGCGCGGCTCGATCGTCGGCACCCGGCTGGACCTGCAGGAATCGCTGGATTTCGCCGGCGAGGGCAAGGTCAGGGCGACCGTGCACAAGGCGAAGCTCGAGGACATCAACGACATCTTCGGCAAGATGCACCAGGGCCAGATCGAGGGCCGCATGGTGCTGGACATGGCGGGCTGA
- the adh gene encoding aldehyde dehydrogenase, with amino-acid sequence MPNDQTHPFRGVNALPFEARYDNFIGGKWVAPVSGRYFTNTTPITGAEIGEIARSEAGDIELALDAAHAAKDKWGATSPAERANIMLKIADRMEQNLELLATAETWDNGKPIRETMAADLPLAIDHFRYFAGVLRAQEGSISQIDDDTVAYHFHEPLGVVGQIIPWNFPLLMACWKLAPAIAAGNCVVLKPAEQTPAGIMVWANLIGDLLPPGVLNIVNGFGLEAGKPLASSNRIAKIAFTGETTTGRLIMQYASENLIPVTLELGGKSPNIFFADVAREDDDFFDKALEGFTMFALNQGEVCTCPSRVLIQESIYDKFMERAVQRVQAIKQGDPRESDTMIGAQASSEQKEKILSYLDIGKKEGAEVLTGGKAADLGGELSGGYYIEPTIFRGNNKMRIFQEEIFGPVVSVTTFKDQAEALEIANDTLYGLGAGVWSRDANTCYRMGRGIKAGRVWTNCYHAYPAHAAFGGYKQSGIGRETHKMMLDHYQQTKNMLVSYSPKKLGFF; translated from the coding sequence ATGCCGAACGACCAGACGCATCCCTTCCGGGGCGTGAACGCGCTGCCCTTCGAGGCGCGCTACGACAATTTCATCGGCGGCAAATGGGTGGCGCCCGTCTCGGGCCGGTATTTCACCAACACGACCCCGATCACCGGCGCCGAGATCGGCGAGATCGCGCGCTCCGAGGCCGGCGATATCGAGCTGGCGCTGGATGCCGCCCATGCCGCCAAGGACAAATGGGGCGCGACCAGCCCGGCCGAGCGCGCCAACATCATGCTGAAGATCGCCGACCGGATGGAGCAGAACCTGGAGCTGCTCGCCACCGCCGAGACCTGGGACAACGGCAAGCCGATCCGCGAGACCATGGCCGCCGACCTGCCGCTGGCCATCGACCATTTCCGCTATTTCGCCGGCGTGCTGCGCGCGCAGGAAGGCTCGATCAGCCAGATCGACGACGACACCGTCGCCTATCACTTCCACGAGCCGCTGGGCGTGGTGGGGCAGATCATCCCGTGGAACTTCCCGCTGCTGATGGCCTGCTGGAAGCTGGCCCCGGCGATTGCCGCCGGCAATTGCGTGGTGCTGAAACCGGCCGAGCAGACCCCCGCCGGCATCATGGTCTGGGCCAACCTGATCGGCGACCTGCTGCCGCCGGGCGTGCTGAACATCGTCAACGGCTTCGGGCTCGAGGCCGGCAAGCCGCTGGCGTCCAGCAACCGGATCGCCAAGATCGCCTTTACCGGCGAGACGACGACCGGGCGGCTGATCATGCAATACGCATCCGAAAACCTGATCCCGGTGACGCTGGAACTGGGCGGCAAGTCCCCGAACATCTTCTTTGCCGATGTCGCGCGCGAGGACGACGATTTCTTCGACAAGGCGCTGGAAGGCTTCACGATGTTCGCGCTGAACCAGGGCGAGGTCTGCACCTGCCCGTCGCGCGTGCTGATCCAGGAATCGATCTATGACAAGTTCATGGAGCGCGCGGTCCAGCGCGTGCAGGCGATCAAGCAGGGCGACCCGCGCGAAAGCGACACCATGATCGGCGCGCAGGCGTCGAGCGAGCAGAAGGAAAAGATCCTCAGCTATCTCGACATCGGCAAGAAGGAAGGCGCCGAGGTGCTGACCGGCGGCAAGGCGGCCGATCTGGGCGGCGAGCTGTCGGGCGGCTATTACATCGAGCCGACGATCTTCCGCGGCAACAACAAGATGCGGATCTTCCAGGAGGAAATCTTCGGCCCGGTGGTCTCGGTCACCACCTTCAAGGACCAGGCCGAGGCGCTGGAGATCGCCAATGACACGCTTTACGGGCTTGGCGCCGGTGTGTGGTCCCGCGATGCCAATACCTGCTACCGCATGGGCCGCGGCATCAAGGCCGGCCGGGTCTGGACCAATTGCTATCACGCCTATCCGGCCCACGCGGCCTTCGGCGGCTACAAGCAGTCCGGCATCGGCCGCGAGACGCACAAGATGATGCTGGACCACTATCAGCAGACCAAGAACATGCTGGTCAGCTATTCCCCGAAGAAGCTGGGCTTCTTCTAA
- a CDS encoding GAF domain-containing protein, whose protein sequence is MPETRPATPSTIRHEDRVVQASQSPGAVSRLAASWRRSILKHGLDPTRPPEPRRLTERELSERVERMDRFIAVARPQLDQLFQLVCPTGCNLLLTDAQGIVLEHRVSQGDAATFRGWGLWRGMDWSEEVQGTNGIGTCLAEGRQVTIHRDEHFYASNTGLSCMDAPIWGPDGRLIAALDVSSARADHTERLNALIAAQVAHSARAIEAAFFRVSFPGARIVAPPAEGVEDGTLLIAVDKDDLAIGANRAARRAFGLEKEGQLRPRPASDLLGRQDEATGFERAERAAVIRALARAEGNVSAAARALGVGRATLYRRMARLGIDENPGKLSRP, encoded by the coding sequence TTGCCCGAGACCCGCCCGGCAACGCCCAGCACAATCCGCCACGAGGATCGCGTGGTCCAGGCCTCGCAATCGCCCGGCGCCGTCAGCCGGCTGGCGGCAAGCTGGCGGCGCTCGATTCTCAAGCATGGGCTGGACCCGACCCGGCCGCCCGAGCCGCGCCGCCTGACCGAGCGCGAGCTGTCCGAGCGCGTCGAGCGCATGGACCGCTTCATCGCCGTCGCCCGGCCGCAGCTGGACCAGCTGTTCCAGCTGGTCTGCCCGACCGGCTGCAACCTGCTGCTGACCGACGCGCAGGGCATCGTGCTGGAGCACCGCGTCAGCCAGGGCGACGCCGCCACCTTTCGCGGCTGGGGGCTGTGGCGCGGCATGGACTGGTCCGAGGAGGTGCAGGGCACCAACGGCATCGGCACCTGCCTGGCCGAGGGACGGCAGGTCACGATCCACCGCGACGAGCATTTCTATGCCAGCAATACCGGGCTGTCCTGCATGGATGCGCCGATCTGGGGACCGGACGGCCGGCTGATCGCGGCGCTGGACGTCAGTTCGGCCCGCGCCGACCATACCGAACGGCTGAACGCGCTGATCGCGGCGCAGGTCGCGCATAGCGCCCGCGCCATCGAGGCAGCCTTCTTCCGCGTCTCCTTCCCCGGCGCGCGCATTGTCGCGCCGCCTGCCGAGGGGGTCGAGGACGGCACGCTGCTGATCGCGGTGGACAAGGACGATCTGGCCATCGGCGCCAACCGCGCCGCCCGCCGCGCCTTCGGCCTTGAGAAAGAGGGGCAATTGCGCCCGCGCCCGGCCTCGGACCTGCTGGGCCGGCAGGACGAGGCGACCGGGTTCGAGCGCGCCGAACGCGCCGCCGTGATTCGCGCGCTGGCCAGGGCCGAGGGCAATGTCTCGGCCGCCGCCCGGGCCCTCGGCGTGGGGCGGGCGACGCTCTATCGCCGCATGGCGCGGCTGGGCATCGACGAAAATCCCGGCAAACTGTCTCGCCCCTGA
- a CDS encoding alpha-2-macroglobulin family protein, which produces MAHPVWHGFIAAALGGLLIAGTGALAQDAPLPERRLSLQADTDLPGGDLGPVFDTTLQACVQACLGNDDCRALTYNQRSRACFPKGEGAGAAAPFAGALSGHVVASTAEERLRAESRAGAAPFLAAQDLAAAQSLARSFPALHPPLGADYPQGSAQDAENTGELVLAARILAAEAARYDRAEDWTNLARLTLYTSDQSDREASNAIASMAINGYLRGAEDAVAARALSWLAMAWERLDRGRDALAALRLAARLAPGDNAIAQALEESQARNGLRVTDTQVESEGKLPRFCAVMSRDLSSGTDYAQFLRLPGRDLTVEADGDRLCVAGLTHGQEVELTLRAGLPAADGEVLARDVTVKGYVRDRAPSVRFPGRAYVLPASGDQRLSMVTVNADTINLRLLRISDRNLIRAMAEDMFATPLDSWRADYFSDRMAREIWKGTAQVAKPMGQDSLNQELTTSLALPAEAGPLEPGIYIAEAGIENENVQDTGLATQWFVISDFGISTFSGADGLTVAVRSLADTSAKAGAEVALVSRSNEVLAKAATDAEGIAHFAPGLAMGKDGAAPALVTVTDWQGEGAERAPRDMAFLSLSDPEFDLSDRGVEGQPPAPPIDLFLTTDRGAYRVGETVNATVLARNAEARALENLPLTAVILRPDGVEATRLPAQDAGAGGSVVNWQIPGNAPRGTWRMELRTEADGPALATARLLVEDFLPERIDFTPRLPEGPARAGGTLELSLSAHWLFGAPAANLPVEGQLRLSPTRSLTGFDGYVFGREDDDSAPVTDSLPPGTTDAQGHYQTQIELPPAGRLGPRPVAAEVVLDIREGAGRPVERSETRVVMPEAPVAGIRPLFEGDTVSEGSDARFALVAVGPDLKPAAEPLRWVLNRIDTDYQWYSLGGQWNWEAITTRTRITEGVAEPGQAPAEIAAPVEWGQYELVAEPASGQGGQSSVRFYAGWGAVANSGTETPDRLQVVLDKPAYRSGDVARVRVEAASEGLGLVSVLSNRLVSMQTVALKAGENQIDLPVTDDWGAGVYVTVSAIRPLGEARPGDRQPVRALGLAHAAVDPGDRRLAASIEAPAETRPRGTIPVTLKVEGAAGETVHATVAAVDQGILNLTRFQPPNPSQHYFGQRRLGVALRDLYGRLILPTGAPDGALREGGDASLAGNAEAPPPTEKLMSWFSGPLTVGADGTATVEVPVGDFNGEVRMMAVVWSAKGLGQADASVLVRDPVVMTVTAPAFLAPNDSARLGLRLTHTSGPAGEMRLALSQVGGEGGLTYSVEPQVQLGEQAEAQLQIPVTATEALGTANLRLVLTTPEGEDLTKDIAIPIALNESDIQRRDRLVVEPGQSVTIPAGLTQGLLPGAEITAAIGPYARLDVAGALMRLARYPYGCTEQLTSGAMPLLYLPGLAAAEGIRGEDTAEQVQKAITQILTRQGSNGGFGLWYADSGDLWLEAYVTDFLSRARAAGHQVPETGFRMAIDNLRNRANYATEPAAASAEENAALAYALAVLARERAATVGDLRYYADTAAGSFSTPMAAAHLGAALASYGDQQRADRLFTQARNLLNLGAPEPYAFRADYGTRLRDATALLALAAEARTQAVDATGLTSQIAERIARAEEDGRSLSTQESVWTVLAAQSLFGATPPATLNGVALTQPVASLPVDASIANTGESALEVTLTATGKPAGPVAAGGKGYAIARRYYSMQGEALDPASLPQGTRMVVELEISPQAEGGGRLVIADPLPAGWEIDNPNLLRAGDVSALDWLEGETSAEMTEFRADRFAAALTWTSAERFRLAYIVRAVTPGEFRHPAASVEDMYRPEFRAWSDSGTVTVTP; this is translated from the coding sequence ATGGCACATCCCGTCTGGCACGGTTTCATCGCGGCGGCCCTGGGCGGGCTTCTCATCGCCGGCACCGGCGCGCTGGCGCAGGACGCGCCCCTGCCCGAGCGGCGACTGTCGCTGCAGGCCGATACCGACCTGCCGGGCGGCGACCTGGGGCCGGTCTTCGACACCACGCTGCAAGCCTGCGTGCAGGCCTGCCTTGGCAATGACGACTGCCGCGCGCTGACCTACAACCAGCGGTCCCGCGCCTGCTTCCCCAAGGGCGAGGGCGCAGGGGCCGCGGCGCCCTTTGCCGGTGCGCTGTCGGGCCATGTCGTCGCCTCGACGGCCGAGGAGCGGCTGCGCGCCGAATCCCGCGCCGGTGCCGCGCCCTTCCTTGCCGCGCAGGACCTGGCCGCCGCGCAATCGCTGGCCCGCAGCTTCCCCGCCCTGCACCCGCCCTTGGGCGCGGATTATCCGCAGGGCAGCGCGCAGGATGCCGAGAACACGGGCGAGCTGGTGCTGGCCGCCCGCATCCTCGCCGCCGAGGCCGCGCGCTACGACCGGGCCGAGGACTGGACCAATCTGGCCCGGCTGACGCTCTATACCAGCGACCAGAGCGACCGCGAGGCGTCGAACGCCATCGCGTCGATGGCGATCAACGGCTATCTGCGCGGGGCCGAGGACGCGGTGGCCGCCCGGGCGCTGTCCTGGCTTGCCATGGCGTGGGAGCGGCTGGACCGCGGCCGCGACGCGCTGGCGGCCTTGCGGCTGGCGGCGCGGCTCGCGCCCGGCGACAATGCCATCGCCCAGGCGCTGGAGGAATCGCAGGCCCGCAACGGGCTGCGGGTCACCGACACCCAGGTCGAATCCGAAGGCAAGCTGCCGCGGTTCTGCGCGGTGATGTCGCGCGACCTGTCCTCCGGCACCGATTACGCGCAATTCCTGCGCCTGCCCGGCCGCGACCTGACCGTCGAGGCCGATGGCGACCGGCTTTGCGTCGCCGGCCTGACCCATGGCCAGGAGGTGGAACTGACCCTGCGCGCCGGCCTGCCCGCCGCCGACGGCGAGGTGCTGGCCCGCGACGTGACGGTCAAGGGTTATGTCCGCGACCGCGCGCCCTCGGTCCGCTTTCCCGGCCGCGCCTATGTGCTGCCCGCCTCGGGCGACCAGCGGCTGTCCATGGTCACGGTCAATGCCGATACGATCAACCTGCGCCTCTTGCGGATTTCTGACCGCAACCTGATCCGCGCCATGGCCGAGGACATGTTCGCGACGCCGCTGGACAGCTGGCGCGCCGATTATTTCAGCGACCGCATGGCGCGCGAGATCTGGAAAGGCACGGCGCAGGTCGCCAAGCCGATGGGACAGGACAGCCTGAACCAGGAGCTGACCACCAGCCTCGCCCTTCCCGCCGAGGCCGGCCCGCTGGAGCCCGGCATCTATATCGCCGAAGCCGGGATCGAGAACGAAAACGTCCAGGACACCGGGCTGGCGACGCAATGGTTCGTGATCTCGGATTTCGGGATCTCCACTTTCTCGGGCGCCGACGGGCTGACCGTGGCGGTGCGCAGCCTGGCCGACACCTCGGCCAAGGCGGGGGCCGAGGTGGCGCTGGTCAGCCGCTCGAACGAGGTGCTGGCCAAGGCCGCGACCGATGCCGAGGGCATCGCGCATTTCGCGCCGGGCCTCGCCATGGGCAAGGACGGCGCCGCCCCGGCGCTGGTCACGGTGACCGACTGGCAGGGCGAGGGCGCCGAGCGCGCGCCGCGCGACATGGCCTTTCTGTCGCTCTCGGACCCGGAATTCGACCTTTCCGACCGCGGGGTCGAGGGCCAGCCGCCCGCCCCGCCCATCGACCTGTTCCTGACCACCGACCGGGGCGCCTATCGCGTCGGCGAGACGGTGAACGCCACCGTGCTGGCCCGCAATGCCGAGGCCCGGGCGCTGGAGAACCTGCCGCTGACCGCGGTGATCCTGCGTCCCGACGGGGTCGAGGCGACGCGCCTGCCCGCGCAGGATGCCGGCGCCGGCGGCAGCGTGGTCAACTGGCAGATCCCCGGCAACGCCCCGCGCGGCACCTGGCGGATGGAGCTGCGCACCGAGGCGGACGGCCCGGCGCTGGCCACGGCGCGCCTGCTGGTCGAGGATTTCCTGCCCGAGCGCATCGACTTCACCCCGCGCCTGCCCGAAGGCCCGGCCCGCGCCGGCGGCACGCTGGAACTGTCGCTTTCGGCGCATTGGCTGTTCGGCGCACCGGCCGCGAACCTGCCGGTCGAGGGGCAGCTGCGCCTGTCGCCGACCCGCAGCCTGACCGGCTTCGACGGCTATGTCTTCGGACGCGAGGATGACGACAGCGCGCCGGTGACGGACAGCCTGCCGCCGGGCACCACCGATGCGCAGGGCCATTACCAGACGCAGATCGAACTGCCGCCGGCCGGCCGGCTCGGCCCCCGCCCGGTCGCGGCCGAGGTGGTGCTGGACATCCGCGAAGGCGCCGGCCGCCCCGTCGAGCGCAGCGAAACGCGCGTGGTCATGCCCGAGGCGCCGGTCGCCGGCATCCGCCCGCTGTTCGAGGGCGACACCGTGTCCGAAGGCTCGGACGCGCGCTTTGCGCTGGTCGCGGTCGGCCCGGACCTGAAACCGGCCGCCGAGCCGCTGCGCTGGGTGCTGAACCGCATCGACACCGACTACCAATGGTATTCGCTGGGCGGGCAATGGAACTGGGAGGCGATCACCACCCGCACCCGCATCACCGAGGGCGTGGCCGAGCCGGGCCAGGCCCCGGCCGAGATCGCCGCCCCCGTCGAATGGGGCCAGTATGAGCTGGTGGCCGAGCCGGCCTCGGGTCAGGGCGGGCAAAGCTCGGTGCGGTTCTATGCCGGCTGGGGTGCGGTCGCCAATTCGGGGACCGAGACGCCCGACCGCTTGCAGGTGGTGCTGGACAAGCCCGCCTATCGCAGCGGCGATGTCGCCCGCGTCCGGGTCGAGGCCGCCAGCGAGGGGCTGGGCCTCGTTTCGGTGCTGTCGAACCGGCTGGTGTCCATGCAGACCGTTGCCCTGAAGGCGGGCGAGAACCAGATCGACCTGCCGGTGACCGACGACTGGGGCGCCGGGGTCTATGTCACCGTCAGCGCCATCCGCCCGCTGGGCGAGGCGCGGCCCGGCGACCGCCAGCCGGTGCGGGCGCTGGGTCTGGCCCATGCCGCCGTCGATCCCGGCGACCGGAGGCTTGCCGCCAGCATCGAGGCCCCGGCCGAGACCCGGCCGCGCGGCACGATCCCCGTCACGCTGAAGGTCGAGGGCGCGGCGGGCGAGACGGTGCATGCCACCGTCGCCGCCGTCGATCAGGGCATCCTGAACCTGACCCGCTTCCAGCCGCCGAACCCCTCGCAGCATTATTTCGGCCAGCGCCGGCTGGGCGTGGCGCTGCGCGATCTTTACGGGCGGCTGATCCTGCCGACCGGCGCCCCGGACGGCGCGCTGCGCGAGGGGGGCGACGCCAGCCTTGCCGGCAATGCCGAGGCGCCGCCGCCGACCGAAAAGCTGATGAGCTGGTTCTCGGGTCCGCTGACCGTGGGCGCGGACGGCACCGCCACCGTCGAGGTGCCGGTGGGCGATTTCAACGGCGAGGTGCGGATGATGGCCGTGGTCTGGTCCGCCAAGGGCCTGGGCCAGGCCGATGCCTCGGTGCTGGTGCGCGATCCGGTGGTGATGACCGTGACCGCGCCGGCCTTCCTGGCGCCGAACGACAGCGCCCGGCTGGGCCTGCGGCTGACCCATACCTCGGGCCCCGCCGGAGAGATGCGGCTGGCGCTGTCGCAGGTCGGCGGCGAGGGCGGGCTGACCTATTCGGTGGAGCCGCAGGTGCAGCTTGGCGAACAGGCCGAGGCGCAGCTGCAGATCCCCGTGACCGCGACCGAGGCGCTTGGCACCGCCAACCTGCGGCTGGTGCTGACCACGCCCGAGGGCGAGGATCTGACCAAGGACATCGCCATCCCCATCGCGCTGAACGAATCCGACATCCAGCGCCGCGACCGGCTGGTGGTCGAGCCGGGGCAAAGCGTCACCATCCCCGCCGGGCTGACCCAGGGCCTGCTGCCGGGCGCCGAGATCACCGCCGCCATCGGCCCCTATGCCCGGCTGGACGTGGCGGGCGCGCTGATGCGGCTGGCGCGCTATCCCTATGGCTGCACCGAACAGCTGACCTCGGGCGCCATGCCGCTGCTCTACCTGCCCGGCCTGGCCGCCGCCGAGGGGATCCGGGGCGAGGATACGGCCGAGCAGGTGCAGAAGGCGATCACCCAGATCCTGACCCGGCAGGGCAGCAATGGCGGCTTCGGCCTGTGGTATGCCGATTCGGGCGATCTGTGGCTTGAGGCCTATGTCACCGATTTCCTGTCGCGGGCGCGGGCGGCGGGCCATCAGGTGCCCGAGACCGGCTTCCGCATGGCCATCGACAACCTGCGCAACCGTGCCAATTACGCCACCGAACCCGCCGCCGCCTCGGCCGAGGAGAACGCGGCGCTGGCCTATGCGCTGGCGGTGCTGGCGCGGGAACGGGCGGCGACGGTGGGCGATCTGCGCTATTACGCCGATACCGCCGCGGGGTCGTTCTCGACCCCGATGGCCGCGGCCCATCTGGGGGCTGCGCTGGCCTCTTACGGCGACCAGCAGCGGGCGGATCGCCTGTTCACGCAAGCGCGGAACCTGCTGAACCTGGGCGCGCCCGAGCCCTATGCCTTCCGCGCCGATTACGGCACTCGGCTGCGCGACGCCACGGCGCTTCTGGCGCTGGCGGCCGAGGCAAGGACGCAGGCGGTCGACGCCACCGGCCTGACCAGCCAGATCGCCGAGCGCATCGCCCGGGCCGAGGAGGACGGGCGCAGCCTGTCCACCCAGGAATCGGTCTGGACCGTGCTGGCGGCGCAGTCGCTGTTCGGCGCGACCCCGCCCGCGACGCTGAACGGCGTGGCGCTGACCCAGCCGGTCGCAAGCCTGCCGGTGGATGCGAGCATCGCCAATACCGGCGAAAGCGCGCTGGAAGTGACGCTGACCGCGACCGGCAAGCCCGCGGGCCCAGTCGCGGCCGGCGGCAAGGGCTATGCCATCGCGCGCCGCTATTACAGCATGCAGGGCGAGGCGCTGGACCCCGCCAGCCTGCCGCAAGGCACGCGCATGGTGGTCGAGCTGGAGATCTCGCCGCAGGCCGAGGGCGGCGGGCGGCTGGTCATCGCCGATCCGCTGCCGGCGGGGTGGGAGATCGACAACCCGAACCTCTTGCGCGCCGGCGACGTCTCGGCGCTGGACTGGCTGGAAGGCGAGACCTCGGCCGAGATGACCGAGTTCCGCGCCGACCGTTTCGCGGCGGCGCTGACCTGGACCTCGGCCGAGCGGTTCCGGCTGGCCTATATCGTCCGCGCCGTGACGCCGGGCGAATTCCGCCACCCGGCCGCCAGCGTCGAGGACATGTATCGCCCCGAATTCCGCGCCTGGTCGGACAGCGGCACCGTCACCGTCACGCCCTGA